One segment of Amycolatopsis alba DSM 44262 DNA contains the following:
- a CDS encoding FecCD family ABC transporter permease, translating into MVQVTERVRSPRTSVSVRTLVLVGALIALVAVILLSIGFGSNRLSLGEVLHALFAYDGSYNDVVVRDDRLPRTVLGVLVGMALGLAGALMQAITRNPVAEPGLLGINHGAAVAIVLGSAVFSVTSPGEYVWFAFAGALVGTALVSVIGGTRGATSPLRLVLAGVAIQAVFVGINQGMQMINTHNLQAMRFWLVGSLVNRNLGQLSVLLPFFVAGVVIAVVLARALNALALGEDTARGLGANPALVRVAGMVAVGLLSAAATAACGPIAFVGLMIPHVVRSLIGQDERWVMVLSAVLGPVLLLGCDVLGRLLGSPGEIQVGVMTDVVGGIAFVIVARRLKAVRR; encoded by the coding sequence ATGGTCCAGGTCACGGAGCGCGTCAGATCACCCCGGACCAGCGTCTCCGTGAGAACGCTGGTCCTGGTTGGGGCGCTCATCGCGCTGGTCGCGGTCATCCTGCTGTCGATCGGCTTCGGATCGAACCGGCTTTCCCTCGGCGAAGTCCTGCACGCCCTCTTCGCGTACGACGGCAGCTACAACGACGTCGTCGTCCGCGACGATCGCCTGCCCCGCACGGTGCTCGGCGTCCTGGTCGGGATGGCGCTGGGTCTGGCGGGCGCGCTGATGCAGGCGATCACCCGCAACCCGGTCGCGGAACCCGGTCTGCTCGGCATCAACCACGGTGCCGCCGTCGCGATCGTGCTCGGCTCCGCGGTGTTCTCGGTGACTTCGCCCGGCGAGTACGTCTGGTTCGCCTTCGCCGGAGCGCTCGTGGGAACCGCGCTGGTCTCGGTGATCGGCGGGACACGCGGCGCCACGAGCCCGTTGCGGCTGGTGCTGGCCGGCGTCGCGATCCAGGCGGTGTTCGTCGGGATCAACCAGGGCATGCAGATGATCAACACGCACAACCTGCAGGCCATGCGGTTCTGGCTGGTCGGCTCGCTGGTCAACCGGAACCTCGGCCAGCTGTCCGTCCTGCTGCCGTTCTTCGTCGCGGGGGTGGTGATCGCGGTCGTGCTGGCCCGCGCGCTGAACGCGCTGGCGCTGGGCGAGGACACCGCCCGCGGGCTCGGCGCGAATCCGGCGCTCGTCCGCGTCGCCGGGATGGTCGCCGTAGGGCTGCTGTCGGCGGCGGCGACCGCGGCCTGCGGGCCGATCGCCTTCGTCGGCCTGATGATCCCGCACGTCGTCCGGTCGCTGATCGGCCAGGACGAGCGCTGGGTGATGGTGCTTTCGGCGGTCCTCGGACCGGTGCTGCTGCTCGGCTGCGACGTCCTCGGCCGCCTGCTCGGCTCGCCGGGGGAGATCCAGGTCGGCGTGATGACCGACGTCGTCGGCGGGATCGCGTTCGTGATCGTGGCCCGGCGACTGAAGGCGGTGCGCCGATGA
- a CDS encoding ABC transporter substrate-binding protein, giving the protein MHLSRRGFLAGTAALGATGLLTACGYQDEAPTQGAGTTWSFTDDRGRKLEGERPTRIVAQVTAAAALWDLGVKSVGIFGPSKFADGKPDPQAGGVDLNTVTSLGNVWNEFNFDKFVSLNPQLLISVMYLKEQMWYVPDTQTEKIDKAAPSVGIRLQDISMPEGIAKFISLAKALGADTETPAIRAAKEEYEKADAALGEAAKKAAGLKILLVSAQKDAVYVSNAPKFATSKHYQSKGLNFVTPEAPDESQGGYYQQISWENIGKYPADVIMYDNRGGSLSLGPDGLGGVPTWAQLPAVKAGKLIPWNNETPFSYQRFTPQLTELTAALNKFA; this is encoded by the coding sequence ATGCACCTCTCCCGACGCGGCTTCCTCGCCGGTACCGCGGCGCTCGGCGCCACCGGCCTCCTGACCGCCTGCGGCTACCAGGACGAAGCCCCCACGCAGGGAGCGGGCACGACCTGGTCCTTCACCGACGACCGCGGCCGCAAACTCGAAGGCGAGCGGCCGACCCGGATCGTCGCGCAGGTCACCGCCGCGGCGGCGCTGTGGGACCTCGGCGTGAAGTCGGTCGGGATCTTCGGCCCGTCGAAGTTCGCCGACGGCAAACCGGATCCGCAGGCGGGCGGCGTCGACCTGAACACGGTGACGTCGCTCGGGAACGTGTGGAACGAGTTCAACTTCGACAAGTTCGTCTCGCTGAACCCGCAGCTGCTGATCAGCGTGATGTACCTCAAAGAACAGATGTGGTACGTCCCGGACACGCAGACGGAGAAGATCGACAAGGCCGCGCCGAGCGTCGGGATCCGGCTGCAGGACATCTCGATGCCCGAGGGGATCGCGAAGTTCATCTCGCTCGCGAAGGCGCTCGGCGCCGACACTGAGACTCCGGCGATCCGGGCCGCGAAGGAGGAGTACGAGAAGGCTGACGCCGCGCTCGGCGAGGCGGCGAAGAAGGCGGCCGGGCTGAAGATCCTGCTGGTGTCCGCGCAGAAGGACGCCGTCTACGTCTCGAACGCGCCGAAGTTCGCGACCTCGAAGCACTACCAGAGCAAGGGCTTGAACTTCGTCACGCCGGAGGCGCCGGACGAGAGCCAGGGCGGCTACTACCAGCAGATCAGCTGGGAGAACATCGGCAAGTACCCCGCCGACGTGATCATGTACGACAACCGCGGCGGTTCGCTCTCGCTCGGCCCGGACGGGCTCGGCGGCGTGCCGACCTGGGCCCAGCTGCCCGCGGTGAAGGCGGGAAAGCTGATCCCGTGGAACAACGAGACGCCGTTCTCGTACCAGCGCTTCACGCCGCAGCTGACGGAACTCACCGCCGCGCTGAACAAGTTCGCCTAG
- a CDS encoding M20/M25/M40 family metallo-hydrolase has product MEQKSVRETVVSNWTNEVLPSLSGLVAIPALSPAFDAEWAKTGHLAAAVEHVRSWIAAREIPGATLEVVELEGRSPLLVVDIPATSEAADKGTVLMYGHLDKQPPVGGWSEGLDPWTPVIRDGRLYGRGAVDDGYSGYAATTAIEAVHAAGGEHSRAVVLLETGEESGSPDLPAYVEHLKEKLGEVSLVVCLDAGGTDYKRLWLTTSLRGMLHVNVTVKVLESSQHSGMASGIVASSFRVLRALIDRIENVETGEIKLAELSVDIPENRVDEARGVVEIAPGAAKTMFPVVGRTVSDDDLELLLNNSWRPTLSVIGAEGFPLPADAGNVLRDSTTLTLSFRLPPTADAPAAMEAVRRALTTDVPYGASVELGGFQAENGWNAPDTAPWLDKVLHHVSGEVFGEPHKSFGMGGSIPFMGLLGEKYPEAQFVVTGACGPDSNIHVPDEWLNIDFAQRVTEAVAHILDAHAKS; this is encoded by the coding sequence GTGGAGCAGAAATCCGTACGCGAAACCGTGGTTTCGAACTGGACCAACGAAGTCCTTCCCAGCCTGTCCGGCCTGGTGGCGATCCCCGCGCTGTCGCCGGCCTTCGACGCCGAGTGGGCGAAGACCGGTCATCTGGCCGCCGCCGTCGAGCACGTCCGCTCCTGGATCGCCGCACGGGAGATCCCCGGCGCGACGCTCGAGGTCGTGGAACTCGAAGGCCGCAGCCCGCTGCTGGTCGTCGACATCCCGGCGACGTCCGAAGCGGCCGACAAGGGCACCGTGCTGATGTACGGGCACCTCGACAAGCAGCCCCCGGTCGGCGGCTGGTCCGAGGGGCTCGACCCGTGGACACCGGTGATCCGCGACGGTCGGCTGTACGGCCGCGGCGCCGTCGACGACGGCTACTCCGGCTACGCGGCGACGACCGCGATCGAGGCCGTGCACGCCGCCGGTGGCGAGCACTCCCGCGCGGTCGTGCTGCTGGAGACCGGTGAGGAGTCCGGCAGCCCGGACCTCCCCGCCTACGTCGAGCACCTGAAGGAGAAGCTCGGCGAGGTCTCGCTGGTCGTCTGCCTGGACGCCGGCGGCACCGACTACAAGCGCCTGTGGCTGACCACCAGCCTCCGCGGCATGCTGCACGTCAACGTCACCGTGAAGGTGCTCGAGTCCTCGCAGCACTCCGGGATGGCCAGCGGCATCGTGGCGAGTTCGTTCCGCGTCCTGCGCGCGCTGATCGACCGGATCGAGAACGTCGAGACCGGCGAGATCAAGCTCGCCGAACTGAGCGTCGACATCCCGGAGAACCGCGTCGACGAGGCCCGCGGTGTCGTCGAGATCGCGCCCGGCGCGGCGAAGACGATGTTCCCGGTCGTCGGCCGGACGGTGTCCGACGACGATCTCGAACTGCTGCTCAACAACTCGTGGCGGCCGACGCTTTCGGTGATCGGCGCGGAGGGCTTCCCGCTCCCGGCCGACGCGGGCAACGTGCTGCGCGACAGCACCACGCTCACCCTGAGCTTCCGTCTCCCGCCGACGGCCGACGCGCCGGCCGCGATGGAGGCCGTCCGCCGCGCGCTCACCACCGACGTGCCTTACGGCGCTTCGGTCGAGCTCGGCGGGTTCCAGGCCGAGAACGGCTGGAACGCGCCGGACACCGCGCCGTGGCTCGACAAGGTCCTGCACCACGTGAGCGGCGAGGTCTTCGGCGAGCCGCACAAGAGCTTCGGCATGGGCGGCTCGATCCCGTTCATGGGGCTGCTCGGCGAGAAGTACCCGGAGGCGCAGTTCGTGGTCACCGGCGCCTGCGGGCCGGACTCGAACATCCACGTGCCGGACGAGTGGCTGAACATCGACTTCGCGCAGCGGGTCACCGAGGCGGTCGCGCACATCCTGGACGCGCACGCCAAGAGCTGA